A single genomic interval of Penicillium psychrofluorescens genome assembly, chromosome: 2 harbors:
- a CDS encoding uncharacterized protein (ID:PFLUO_002232-T1.cds;~source:funannotate): MAPLKDAGAAKPLKPAASGVTKSKPGTQPKLQKEHFRRNRKNDLERHQAKSVEVQQHVDSMDTSNDSKSQIMAELDKIEASERVMKDEIAQLDQELMDIDKETDRDKTQDINSNRIDPDNAQPSIEGGGFDWAKPFEPDSLFDEDEPENLKDLTSLDNDNDTYGTSDLLGDGEPLWETNGFRGRLFLNSYGPRSGPILTWRPTGGSRKAEEVPFLHEGHSALQLALQTTKEDKPIHFVTPEPENSSDLDQDTQNDREGQGQNQGQNQGRDYGQSQGQRNPDKKTFSKEEYLDQMRDSSASKILSFKKE; this comes from the exons ATGGCTCCCTTGAAGGATGCTGGAGCGGCCAAACCACTCAAGCCTGCCGCGTCAGGGGTGACAAAGAGCAAACCCGGGACTCAACCCAAATTGCAGAAAGAACACTTCAGAAGAAACCGCAAGAACGATCTTGAGCGTCACCAAGCAAAATCAGTGGAAGTCCAACAGCACGTCGATTCTATGGATACTTCAAATGACTCTAAATCGCAAATTATGGCGGAGCTAGACAAGATAGAAGCTTCCGAGAGAGTCATGAAAGACGAGATAGCGCAACTTGATCAAGAGCTCATGGATATTGACAAGGAAACGGACAGAGACAAAACACAGGATATAAATTCAAATCGTATTGATCCGGACAATGCGCAGCCAAGTATTGAAGGTGGTGGTTTCGACTGGGCGAAACCATTTGAACCGGACTCACTCtttgatgaggatgagcCGGAGAATTTGAAAGATCTTACGAGCCTGGACAATGATAATGATACATATGGCACGAGTGACCTTCTCGGAGACGGAGAACCTCTTTGGGAGACAAATGGATTTCGCGGCAGACTATTTTTGAACTCTTATGGGCCCAGAAGCGGTCCCATCCTTACTTGGAGACCGACTGGCGGCTCGAGAAAAGCCGAGGAAGTACCGTTCCTCCATGAGGGGCATAGTGCTTTGCAACTAGCTTTACAAACAACGAAGGAGGACAAACCTATCCATTTTG TAACGCCCGAGCCAGAAAACTCTTCTGATTTGGACCAAGACACGCAGAATGACCGAGAAGGCCAGGGCCAGAACCAAGGCCAGAACCAGGGCCGGGACTATGGCCAGAGTCAGGGCCAGAGGAATCCTGACAAGAAAACTTTCAGCAAGGAGGAATACCTGGACCAAATGCGTGATAGCTCGGCTTCAAAGATCTTAAGCTTCAAGAAAGAATAG
- a CDS encoding uncharacterized protein (ID:PFLUO_002230-T1.cds;~source:funannotate) translates to MKEPRSIILAVVSAKNDFANQIVLKLARDADPSGKRTLGIITKPDTLAAGSESETMFVSLAKNQNVEFRLGWHILKNMDMEKGQWTLKQRDAEEQEFFSQGIWKDLPSLLVGIGSLRTRLSKVLLSQIATELPSLIREIEDKTDHYRTRLRRLGEPRITIDEQKSYLLNISQSF, encoded by the coding sequence ATGAAAGAGCCGCGCAGCATCATCTTGGCCGTTGTGTCTGCCAAGAATGACTTTGCCAATCAAATCGTCCTCAAGCTGGCTCGAGATGCTGACCCGTCTGGGAAACGGACACTAGGCATCATAACAAAGCCTGATACCCTGGCTGCCGGGTCAGAGAGTGAAACGATGTTTGTATCGTTGGCAAAGAATCAGAATGTGGAGTTCCGGCTTGGATGGCACATCCTCAAGAACATGGACATGGAAAAAGGCCAATGGACCCTAAAACAACGTGATGCCGAGGAACAGGAGTTTTTCTCGCAGGGTATATGGAAAGATTTGCCAAGCTTACTAGTTGGCATCGGTAGCTTGCGGACGCGGCTGAGTAAGGTGCTGCTTTCGCAGATCGCTACCGAGCTACCAAGCTTGATCAGAGAGATCGAAGATAAAACCGACCACTACAGAACTCGCCTGCGAAGACTAGGTGAGCCTCGAATTACCATCGACGAGCAGAAGTCGTATCTTTTGAATATAAGCCAGTCCTTCTAG
- a CDS encoding uncharacterized protein (ID:PFLUO_002231-T1.cds;~source:funannotate), which translates to MVRFASIEALDCMLAYYKVALKRFVDDIANEVVESKLMSSLPRILSPVTVFDMPANLIMRIAGESKESQKTREQLNKELLILTKGSETCKRFVGTKSDEGSLDPLLADNYLTTESSHGFIYEEVRLDTEESNFSDSSNEIEDPPRALDGALDETVPLHSEEEVKPGVKSSKKASKKKNKNKKCIADIASLEML; encoded by the exons ATGGTGCGGTTTGCATCGATTGAAGCGTTGGACTGTATGCTGGCTTATTACAAG GTTGCACTAAAGCGGTTCGTTGATGACATTGCAAATGAAGTCGTGGAAAGTAAACTCATGTCCTCGCTGCCCCGCATCTTGTCGCCGGTGACAGTGTTCGATATGCCAGCAAATCTTATCATGAGAATTGCTGGTGAGTCGAAGGAAAGTCAAAAAACTCGTGAGCAGCTCAACAAGGAACTCCTGATCTTGACTAAAGGCTCGGAGACCTGCAAACGGTTTGTCGGAACAAAGAGTGACG AAGGTAGCCTCGATCCTCTTTTAGCGGACAACTACCTGACGACGGAGAGTAGTCATGGATTTATATATGAGGAAGTAAGATTGGATACGGAAGAATCAAATTTTTCCGATTCGTCGAATGAAATAGAGGACCCTCCTAGGGCTCTGGATGGAGCTCTTGACGAGACCGTACCCCTTCATTCAGAGGAGGAAGTCAAACCAGGCGTTAAGTCTTCGAAAAAGGcgagcaaaaagaaaaataagaACAAAAAATGCATTGCAGACATTGCTTCTCTGGAAATGCTGTGA